One Gossypium hirsutum isolate 1008001.06 chromosome A11, Gossypium_hirsutum_v2.1, whole genome shotgun sequence genomic window carries:
- the LOC107891736 gene encoding ethylene-responsive transcription factor ERN1, protein MEIQFQQQKSVIPVSKGSKFKGRNKKINKVNKFVGVRQRPSGKWVAEIKDTTKNIRMWLGTFDTAEDAAKAYDEAACLLRGSNTRTNFVTHVSFDSPLASRIRNLLNTKKEAKQQTVLASAPTSFSLSPSPSCSITTSSGSCNSGGGLSNENSSPVEMVQDTQLFDDAYKPDMSNCTRELECASSQSDFSYICETGFNRFLYTQEIMNFPEETGSELTEFERMKVERQISASLYAMNGVQECIETVNESGEALWDLPPLCSLFSYKF, encoded by the coding sequence ATGGAAATCCAGTTCCAACAACAAAAATCAGTTATTCCTGTTAGCAAGGGGAGCAAATTCAAGGGAAGAAATAAAAAGATCAATAAGGTTAACAAGTTTGTTGGTGTAAGACAAAGACCTTCTGGTAAATGGGTAGCTGAGATCAAAGACACAACCAAAAATATCAGGATGTGGCTTGGCACCTTTGACACTGCTGAAGATGCTGCTAAAGCTTATGATGAAGCTGCTTGCCTTCTCCGTGGTTCCAATACTCGCACCAACTTTGTTACTCACGTCTCCTTCGATTCTCCTCTTGCTTCTCGGATTCGTAATCTTCTTAACACCAAAAAAGAAGCTAAACAACAAACTGTTCTAGCCTCAGCCCCCACAAGTTTTAGCCTCAGCCCCAGCCCCAGCTGTAGTATTACTACTAGCAGCGGTAGTTGTAATAGCGGCGGAGGCCTAAGCAATGAGAATTCTTCTCCTGTTGAAATGGTTCAAGATACTCAGCTGTTTGATGATGCATATAAACCTGATATGAGCAATTGCACAAGGGAATTAGAGTGTGCATCTTCTCAATCAGATTTTTCTTATATCTGTGAAACAGGGTTTAACAGGTTTCTTTATACACAAGAAATCATGAATTTTCCAGAGGAAACTGGTTCTGAGTTAACAGAATTCGAGAGGATGAAAGTGGAAAGACAAATATCAGCTTCACTTTATGCAATGAATGGAGTTCAAGAGTGTATAGAAACTGTCAATGAATCTGGTGAAGCCTTGTGGGATCTTCCACCACTATGCTCTTTGTTTTCCTACAAGTTCTGA